Proteins found in one Mucilaginibacter gracilis genomic segment:
- a CDS encoding DUF932 domain-containing protein — MNTLHNGVKPQIWQILGTKVSHCKTSAEAIQEAKLDFTVCKHPNLHALPSGNNIISDNSFFTFRTDTEAILGDKIGADYQVVQNTEAFAFFDETIKAYGSIKFDYAGSLGFGGTTFITAKLPEHIRIGRDDLIDPYLFLSSTHDGTGSITIAFTPIRIWCSNTLNAALQNCQNAIKIRHTASAAEKLKTAHKMLGLTDQLSTELGAIFNRWSRIRISDPELKRLIQLAMVPNKETYQLLTTGRESELSSQFNNTVSAVFDYSFSSPSQLEATTKNTLFGFYNAVIMESKKLCKATS, encoded by the coding sequence ATGAACACACTACACAACGGGGTTAAACCCCAGATATGGCAGATATTGGGAACAAAAGTCAGCCATTGCAAGACCAGCGCAGAAGCAATACAGGAAGCGAAGTTAGATTTTACCGTTTGTAAACACCCGAATTTACACGCCCTGCCAAGCGGTAACAATATCATTTCAGACAACAGTTTCTTTACCTTTCGGACGGACACGGAAGCCATATTGGGCGACAAGATCGGCGCAGATTACCAGGTGGTACAAAATACCGAAGCATTTGCCTTTTTTGATGAGACCATCAAGGCTTATGGTTCCATCAAATTCGATTATGCAGGCAGTTTAGGCTTTGGCGGCACGACATTTATTACCGCAAAACTGCCTGAACATATCCGCATCGGCCGGGATGACCTGATCGACCCTTATCTTTTTTTGTCATCCACGCATGACGGTACGGGCAGCATTACCATTGCCTTTACACCAATACGGATTTGGTGTTCCAATACCTTGAACGCCGCTTTACAGAATTGCCAAAATGCGATAAAAATACGGCATACCGCCAGTGCAGCCGAAAAGCTGAAAACGGCGCATAAAATGTTGGGGCTGACCGACCAGTTAAGTACAGAACTGGGGGCTATTTTTAACCGCTGGTCACGCATCCGTATCAGCGACCCGGAGTTAAAGCGATTGATACAACTGGCCATGGTGCCGAACAAAGAGACCTATCAGCTACTGACCACAGGCAGGGAAAGCGAGTTAAGCAGCCAGTTTAACAATACCGTATCTGCTGTTTTTGACTATAGCTTTAGCAGCCCGAGCCAATTGGAAGCGACTACAAAAAACACCTTATTTGGCTTTTACAATGCGGTGATTATGGAAAGCAAAAAATTATGTAAAGCAACGTCGTAA